One window from the genome of Salvelinus fontinalis isolate EN_2023a chromosome 3, ASM2944872v1, whole genome shotgun sequence encodes:
- the LOC129851332 gene encoding aspartate aminotransferase, cytoplasmic-like, translating to MSIFAEVPQAPPVAVFKLTADFREDTHVQKVNLGVGAYRTDDCLPWVLPVVKKVEKMIVEDNSLNHEYLPILGLPELRSAASKVALGDDSPAIKDGRVGAVQALGGTGALRIGAEFLRRWYNGTNNTATPVYVSAPTWENHNAVFSDAGFKDIRPYHYWDGAKKGLDVTGIMDDLENAPEHSIFVLHACAHNPTGTDPTPDEWKTIAEVMKRRKLFVFFDSAYQGFASGSLDKDAWAIRYFVSEGFELLCAQSFSKNFGLYNERVGNLTVVAQDKDNLARVLSQMEKIVRTTWSNPPSQGARIVAITLNNPDLFIEWKGNVKTMADRVLLMRDQLKAKLIALGTPGTWDHITQQIGMFSFTGLNPKQVQYMIKEKHVYLMASGRINMCGLTSKNIDYVAESIHETVSKVQ from the exons ATGTCTATATTCGCCGAAGTACCTCAAGCCCCTCCAGTGGCCGTTTTTAAACTGACTGCCGATTTCAGAGAGGACACTCACGTGCAGAAGGTGAATTTGGGAGTCGGAG cctaccgTACAGATGACTGTCTACCGTGGGTCCTGCCCGTAGTGAAGAAGGTAGAGAAGATGATAGTGGAGGACAACAGTCTGAACCACGAGTATCTTCCCATCCTGGGTCTCCCTGAGCTCCGCTCTGCTGCCTCCAAGGTGGCCCTGGGGGATGACAGCCCCGCCATCAAGGACGGAAGG GTGGGAGCGGTCCAGGCATTGGGAGGTACCGGTGCGTTGAGGATCGGGGCGGAGTTTCTGAGGCGCTGGTACAACGGCACCAACAACACTGCCACGCCCGTCTACGTCTCTGCGCCGACCTGGG AGAACCACAATGCAGTGTTTTCGGATGCTGGGTTTAAAGATATCCGCCCCTACCACTACTGGGACGGAGCAAAGAAAGGCCTGGACGTGACTGGTATAATGGATGACCTGGAG AACGCTCCAGAACACTCTATCTTTGTGCTCCATGCCTGTGCCCACAACCCCACTGGGACAGACCCCACACCTGACGAATGGAAGACGATCGCTGAGGTCATGAAg aGGAGGAAGCTGTTTGTGTTCTTTGACTCAGCCTACCAGGGTTTTGCATCAGGCAGTCTGGATAAAGATGCCTGGGCCATCCGCTACTTTGTCTCTGAAGGATTTGAGCTGCTCTGTGCCCAGTCCTTCTCCAAGAACTTTGGCCTCTACA ATGAGCGTGTTGGTAACCTGACGGTAGTGGCCCAGGATAAAGACAACCTGGCCCGTGTTCTGTCCCAGATGGAGAAGATCGTCAGGACCACCTGGTCCAACCCTCCCTCTCAGGGGGCGCGCATCGTAGCCATCACACTCAACAACCCCGATCTGTTCATAGAATG gaAGGGTAATGTAAAGACCATGGCTGACCGTGTATTGTTGATGAGAGACCAGTTGAAGGCTAAGCTCATTGCTCTGGGGACGCCTGGCACCTGGGACCACATCACTCAGCAGATCGGCATGTTCAGCTTCACCGGACTCAACC cTAAGCAGGTGCAGTACATGATTAAGGAGAAGCATGTCTACCTGATGGCCAGCGGTCGTATCAACATGTGTGGCCTCACCTCCAAGAACATCGACTATGTCGCAGAGTCCATCCATGAGACAGTGTCCAAGGTCCAGTAA